The Geotalea uraniireducens Rf4 genome window below encodes:
- a CDS encoding DUF6916 family protein has protein sequence MGEGYRLSHPDIGDFVLFLGPVDIKGRDGMYYEAVFNRLTSR, from the coding sequence ATGGGTGAAGGTTACCGGCTGTCACACCCAGACATTGGGGATTTCGTTCTTTTCCTCGGACCGGTGGATATCAAAGGGAGAGACGGGATGTATTACGAAGCGGTTTTTAACCGTCTGACGTCACGCTAG
- a CDS encoding GNAT family N-acetyltransferase has translation MSNVWIPMENHNTATKRSETIHFRPITDEDMEFLYRLYASTRLTEMAVTGWNETQIEAFLRMQFRLQHMQYMQNYPGASFNIVFIDGTPAGRLYVDRKEDRMLVIDISLLPDFKGKGAGGRILRALVEEADAKGLVMSLHVERSNPILQFYKALGFRELELRGMYYYMERELLN, from the coding sequence ATGTCGAACGTCTGGATTCCCATGGAAAACCATAACACCGCCACGAAAAGGAGCGAAACTATCCATTTCCGCCCCATTACTGATGAGGATATGGAATTCCTGTACCGTCTGTACGCCTCCACGCGGCTCACGGAGATGGCCGTTACGGGATGGAACGAAACTCAGATCGAGGCTTTCCTGAGGATGCAGTTCAGGCTTCAGCACATGCAGTATATGCAGAACTATCCCGGTGCATCTTTCAATATCGTTTTCATTGACGGCACGCCCGCCGGAAGGCTGTATGTGGACCGCAAAGAGGACAGGATGCTGGTCATCGACATCTCGCTGTTGCCTGACTTCAAGGGAAAAGGCGCGGGGGGAAGAATTTTGCGGGCACTGGTCGAAGAGGCCGATGCCAAGGGGCTTGTCATGAGTCTGCACGTGGAGAGAAGCAACCCGATTCTGCAGTTCTATAAAGCGCTCGGTTTTAGGGAACTGGAGTTGAGAGGCATGTACTACTACATGGAGAGAGAACTGTTAAATTGA